One stretch of Rhinatrema bivittatum chromosome 8, aRhiBiv1.1, whole genome shotgun sequence DNA includes these proteins:
- the LOC115098168 gene encoding zinc finger and BTB domain-containing protein 26-like, giving the protein MSPHPDIFCFQFDSYGDSILQNMNSLRQQKQFCDVTIHINQTEFHGHKVVLASSSLFLKNQFLLSKSVDIKISTLQSAEIANQLLLSCYTGILYVSKKELFSYLSVASYLEMGHVVKRCKQVLSLNLKDNIFAQSQGPKKAQALSQPQVLGRDFERARNPDFRNKESKDLSRTDVQELDIRIIKVEDEQGLLFETNDSGEQTYPPLFEPQQSGSISTFADKEVEHSFHSSSGDMEMVSNINFIVAAKEFEIQNLSLSQESPYVAQDIGFLGPYHCTKCYRVFHRIENYICHIKAHDLYVCLRCGRITTQRSNLSKHVKVHMGIKPFQCSICLKMFTNKRNWLDHLNVHSGARPHKCKYCNMNFAYKPALSRHVKDVHWKIISAKPFTGNSQEITMSSK; this is encoded by the coding sequence ATGAGTCCACACCCCGATATCTTCTGTTTTCAGTTTGACAGCTATGGGGACTCCATATTGCAAAATATGAATAGTCTGCGACAACAGAAGCAATTCTGTGATGTTACAATACATATTAATCAGACTGAATTTCATGGCCATAAGGTTGTTCTAGCCTCCAGTTCTCTCTTCCTAAAGAACCAGTTTTTGCTGAGTAAGTCCGTGGATATTAAAATCTCTACACTGCAGAGTGCTGAAATAGCAAATCAGTTGCTGCTCTCTTGTTACACTGGCATCCTCTATGTTTCCAAGAAAGAATTGTTCAGTTATCTTTCTGTGGCAAGCTATCTTGAAATGGGCCATGTGGTAAAAAGATGCAAACAGGTGCTGTCACTGAATCTAAAGGATAATATCTTTGCCCAGAGTCAAGGCCCGAAAAAAGCCCAGGCTCTTTCCCAGCCCCAAGTGTTAGGTAGGGATTTTGAAAGGGCTAGGAATCCAGATTTTAGAAATAAGGAAAGTAAAGATCTCTCTAGAACTGATGTACAAGAGCTGGATATTCGAATTATCAAAGTGGAAGATGAGCAAGGTCTTCTGTTTGAGACAAATGATTCTGGAGAACAAACCTATCCTCCACTATTTGAACCACAGCAAAGTGGCAGCATTTCAACCTTTGCAGACAAAGAGGTGGAGCACAGCTTTCATAGCTCCAGTGGTGACATGGAGATGGTAAGTAATATTAACTTTATTGTCGCTGCCAAAGAATTTGAAATTCAGAATCTGAGTCTCTCCCAGGAGAGCCCATATGTGGCACAGGATATTGGGTTTCTTGGGCCCTACCACTGCACAAAGTGTTACAGAGTCTTCCATCGTATAGAAAACTACATCTGCCATATTAAGGCACATGACCTGTATGTGTGTTTGCGGTGCGGCAGAATTACCACTCAAAGAAGTAACCTTTCAAAGCATGTCAAAGTACATATGGGCATCAAGCCTTTCCAGTGTTCGATCTGCTTGAAAATGTTCACCAACAAGCGGAATTGGTTGGACCATTTGAACGTTCACAGTGGAGCCAGGCCCCACAAGTGTAAATACTGCAACATGAACTTCGCTTATAAACCTGCGCTCTCTCGACACGTCAAAGATGTGCACTGGAAAATCATTTCAGCCAAGCCTTTTACTGGAAATAGCCAGGAAATAACAATGAGCAGTAAATAA